One segment of Nostoc flagelliforme CCNUN1 DNA contains the following:
- a CDS encoding ATP-binding protein, whose protein sequence is MSEDLLNSFQEAYSNLELFPLMERNEMERFRVEYGDDLIADLNQLVEDSPNGDGKIVFTGHRGCGKSTLLAEFSRQIQDKYFVVLFSIADKIEMSAVNHINILFAIAVNLMTEAEARKVDIPQSTEEALYQWFATRTRTEETNLQAEVSIGFDLLKLISSKLKADASVRDEIKQEFERKLSDLVARINEIAALIQAATKQNVLVIIDDLDKLDLGRVNEIYRDNIKALCQPNFQIIYTIPIAVLRETFISTIIATETNDQVVAMPVLKIFDKGKNRFPNAQPRPEATKILGEVLQKRIPSELIAAETAEKIVIYSGGVLRELIRISKECCRICLRMIRRNPTAKVIIDDKILLQAINKIRNDFSIRLGKVDTDILQSVYEQFMPNDPKQAEFLDLLHGLYVLEYRTDETWYDVHPIIIESLRRQGAINVK, encoded by the coding sequence ATGTCTGAAGACTTATTAAACTCCTTTCAAGAAGCATACAGCAATCTCGAACTGTTTCCGTTGATGGAACGGAACGAAATGGAAAGATTTCGAGTCGAATATGGTGATGATTTGATTGCAGACCTTAACCAATTAGTGGAAGATAGTCCTAATGGAGATGGCAAAATTGTCTTTACAGGACATCGGGGATGTGGTAAGTCTACTTTGTTAGCTGAATTTAGCCGACAAATTCAAGATAAATATTTTGTAGTTCTGTTTTCTATTGCTGACAAAATTGAAATGTCGGCTGTTAATCATATTAATATACTGTTTGCGATCGCAGTTAATTTAATGACAGAGGCAGAAGCACGCAAAGTTGATATTCCGCAATCCACTGAAGAAGCTCTTTATCAGTGGTTTGCTACCCGCACTCGCACTGAAGAAACAAATTTGCAAGCAGAAGTTAGTATAGGTTTTGACCTCCTAAAGTTAATTAGTTCTAAATTAAAAGCTGATGCAAGCGTTCGAGATGAAATTAAGCAAGAGTTTGAACGCAAGTTATCAGATTTAGTTGCCAGAATTAACGAAATAGCTGCTTTAATTCAAGCTGCGACTAAACAAAACGTTTTAGTAATTATTGATGATTTAGATAAACTTGACTTAGGCAGAGTTAACGAAATTTATCGAGATAACATTAAAGCTCTTTGTCAACCTAACTTTCAAATTATCTACACTATCCCGATCGCAGTCCTTCGGGAAACATTTATCAGCACGATAATTGCCACTGAAACCAACGATCAGGTTGTGGCAATGCCTGTGTTAAAAATATTTGATAAAGGTAAAAATCGCTTTCCAAATGCTCAACCTCGCCCGGAAGCAACAAAGATTCTCGGTGAAGTTTTACAAAAGCGGATTCCCAGTGAATTAATCGCGGCAGAAACTGCTGAAAAGATTGTGATTTACAGTGGTGGCGTATTGCGAGAGTTAATTCGTATTTCTAAGGAATGTTGCCGCATTTGTTTGCGAATGATCCGGCGAAATCCCACAGCCAAAGTTATCATTGATGATAAAATTCTCCTGCAAGCAATCAATAAAATCCGCAATGACTTTTCTATACGTTTAGGAAAAGTTGATACAGATATTTTGCAGAGTGTTTATGAACAATTTATGCCCAATGATCCCAAACAAGCAGAGTTTTTGGATTTACTACATGGGCTATATGTTCTAGAATATCGTACCGATGAAACTTGGTACGATGTTCATCCAATTATTATCGAAAGCTTGAGAAGACAGGGAGCTATTAATGTTAAATGA